The sequence CCGTTAATGAGGGCTTTTCGGGTGGAGAAAAAAAACGAAATGAAATTTTTCAGATGGCTATGCTTGAACCTAAATTTTCAATCCTTGATGAAACAGACTCAGGACTTGATATTGATGCTTTGAGAATTGTTGCAAATGGTGTAAACAAATTGCGTTCAAAGGACAATGCTGTTGTTTTAATTACCCATTATCAAAGGCTTTTAGATTATATCGTTCCTGATTTTGTACATGTGCTTTACAATGGGAAAATTGTTAAATCAGGTGGCAAAGAATTGGCCCTGGAACTTGAAGAAAAAGGATATGATTGGATTAAAGAAGAAGCTGCTCAATTTAACATGAAAATTAGCTGATTGAATTTAAAGTTAAATTGACTTCTACATCTTGTTTTTAGGGGTGTAAAAGCTTAGAAATTAAAGTATATTAAATGGAAACAACAACAGCAATAAATCCCAGGGATAAATTCATAAAACAACTTTCTGGTCTTGAATTTAATGATCAGGAAATTTATCTTGCAAATATCCGTAAGCAAGCCAAGGAAGCTTATCACACATTGGATTTCCCAACCTCCAGAACTGAGGATTGGAAGTATACTAAAGTAACTGGAATTGTTAAAAATGAATTTCAGGCTTTACCTTCAAATGTTCCAGTTGATATTAAACCCTATTTGCTTGATGGTGCGGATAAAAACCGCCTGGTATTTGTAAATGGTTTTTTTAGAAAAGATCTTTCTGTTATCGGCACATTACCTGGTCAGCTGATTATAGAAAACATTACAAATGCTGCCGATTTACATCCAGAATTATTTAATAACTATTTTGCCCGTTTTGCCGATTTCAAATCAACTATTTTCACCTCATTAAATACGGCATTTTTTACTGGGGGGGCTTTTATTTTTATTGCAGATAAAGCTATTATTGAAAACCCAATTCATGTTATTCACCTAATTGTTGGAGACAATGTAATTTCCCAACCAAGAAATCTCATTATATCAGGAAAGAGTTCCCAGGCAAACGTTATTTACACCTTTGATACAATTCATTCCAAACTTGCATTTACAAATGTTGTAACAGAAATATATGTAAAAGAAAATGCACACCTTACTTTGGATAAGGTGCAAAATGAAAACTATGAAACTTCGCATATTGCAACTGAACAGGTTTACCAGGAAGCAGACAGCAATTTTACCATAAATACAGTAACAATAAATGGTGCCCTTGTTAGAAACAACCTGAATATAGTGGTTGATGCTGAAAACTGTGAATCAAATCTAAATGGCTTGTACCTTCCTCAGGGGAACCAACATGTGGATAACCATACTTTAGTTGATCATCGAAAAGCTCATTGTCAAAGTAATGAGTTGTATAAAGGAGTTATGAGTGATCAATCAACAGGAGTGTTTAATGGGAAAGTATTTGTAAGGCAGGATGCACAAAAGACTAACGCTTTCCAATCAAATAAAAACATTTTGTTAAGTGATGATGCATCAATCAACTCTAAACCTGAACTTGAAATATATGCCGATGATGTAAAATGCAGCCATGGCTCAACTACCGGACAAATGGATGAAGAAGGTATTTTTTACCTGCGTTCAAGAGGTATTGGTGAGGCAAATGCTATTAACTTAATGATGAATGCTTTTGTTTCAGATGTTATTAATAAGATTAAATGCCTGCCACTTAAGGAAAAAGTAGAATTATTATTGGATAAAAGATTAAACAAAAATAAAAATTGAAAGAACAAAGTGGAAATAGTGCAACCTTTAAAGGTTTGGACATTGAAAAAACACGTAAGGATTTTCCAATTCTATCCACTTTGGTTAATGGCAAACCTCTGGTTTATCTTGACAATGCAGCAACGTCACAAAAGCCTCAACAGGTTATAGATGTAATTACAAACTATTATACTAAACAAAACAGTAACATTCACAGGGGTGTTCACTATTTAAGCCAGTGCGCAACCGAAGCCTTTGAAGATTCCCGTGAAAAAATTCGTGCTTTTATTAATGCTCCCCAGGCTAAACAGATTATTTTTACAAAAGGCACCACAGATGCTATTAATTTAATCGCTACAGGTTATGGCAGAAAATTTATAGGAAAAGGTGACCAGGTGATTATTTCAGCAATGGAGCATCATTCAAATATTGTTCCCTGGCAAATGCTTTGCGAGGAAAAACAGGCTAGTCTTAAAATTATTCCTATCAATGAAAAAGGAGAGATAATTTTTGAAGCGTTTGAAAAGATGCTTAATCCAAAAGTTAAATTAATTTCTATTTGCCATGTTTCAAATGCTTTGGGAACTATAAATCCTGTAAAAGAAATTATTCAAAAAGCT comes from Bacteroidota bacterium and encodes:
- the sufD gene encoding Fe-S cluster assembly protein SufD, which encodes METTTAINPRDKFIKQLSGLEFNDQEIYLANIRKQAKEAYHTLDFPTSRTEDWKYTKVTGIVKNEFQALPSNVPVDIKPYLLDGADKNRLVFVNGFFRKDLSVIGTLPGQLIIENITNAADLHPELFNNYFARFADFKSTIFTSLNTAFFTGGAFIFIADKAIIENPIHVIHLIVGDNVISQPRNLIISGKSSQANVIYTFDTIHSKLAFTNVVTEIYVKENAHLTLDKVQNENYETSHIATEQVYQEADSNFTINTVTINGALVRNNLNIVVDAENCESNLNGLYLPQGNQHVDNHTLVDHRKAHCQSNELYKGVMSDQSTGVFNGKVFVRQDAQKTNAFQSNKNILLSDDASINSKPELEIYADDVKCSHGSTTGQMDEEGIFYLRSRGIGEANAINLMMNAFVSDVINKIKCLPLKEKVELLLDKRLNKNKN